Part of the Nitrospirota bacterium genome is shown below.
CCCCACATCTTGCCGCTGTCGCGAATGACCGGCGGCATGGAGGCATCGATGATGATGTCGCTGGGCACATGCAGATTGGTGATGCCCTTGTCGGAATTCACCATCGCCATCGGAGGCCGCTTCTGATAGACCGCTTGAATGTCGGCTTCGATTGCCTTGCGCTGATCTTCCGGCAAGGCTTTGATCTTGGCATAGAGGTCGCCGAGACCGTTGTCCGGGTCCACGCCCAGCTTCTTGAGCGTCTCGCCATACTTTTCAAACACGTCTTTATAGAACACCGTCACCGCATGACCAAAGATCTTGGGGTCCGAGACCTTCATCATGGTGGCTTTCAGGTGGATCGAAAACAGGACCCCCTGCTTCTTGGCATCCTCGATCTGCTCCTCGATGAACCGGCGCAAGGCGTTCTTGCTCATGAACGTCGCATCGATGACTTCCCCGGCCTGCAGCGCCACTTTCGGCTTGAGCACCGTGGTCGCGCCGTCCTGGCCGACAAACTCAATCTTCGCATCGGTCGCCGCCGTCGTCGTCATCGACTTTTCGTTCGAGTAGAAATCTCCGCCCTTCATATGGGAAACATGGGTCTTGGAATCCGGGCTCCAGGCCCCCATCTTATGCGGATGCTTTCTCGTGTGGGCCTTCACGGAGAGGGGTGCGCGGCGATCCGAGTTACCTTCGCGCAATACCGGATTGACGGCGCTACCCTTCACTCTATCGTAGCGGGTCTTCACGTCCTTCTCTTTGTCGTCCTTCGGATTCTCCGGGTAATCCGGAAGCTTATAACCCTGGCTCTGCAGTTCCTTGATGGCCGCTTGCAACTGAGGCAGCGAGGCGCTGACGTTCGGCAGCTTGATGATATTGGCTTCCGGCTGCTTGGCCAGCGCGCCCAACTCTGCCAGGTCGTCCGCCTGCTTCTGCGCAGGCGTCAAGTAATCGGGGAACAAGGCGATAATACGCCCGGCCAGCGAAATGTCCCGCAACTCCACCGATACACCGGCCGCCTTGCTGAAGGCATTGATGATCGGGAGAAACGAATAGGTCGCCAACATGGGCGCTTCATCGGTCTTGGTGTAAATAATCCTGGATGCCTTGGTCGTCATGGGTTTTCCTCTTCTAGCTCGTTGTCAGTTCAGCGCATTCAATGCTGAACCAGCCTTGAACCACGCAATCTGCTGTTCGGTGATGCTGTGGTTCGCCTGGATGGTGAGCGAAGTGCCATCCGTCTTATGTATCGTCACCTGCACCGGTTTGCCGGGAGTCAGATTGTTCAACCCCGTCACGCTGATGCGGTCCTGTTGCTCAATCTTCTCGTAATCCTTCGGGTCAGCGAAGGTCAACGCCAAGATCCCCTGTTTCTTCAAATTCGTCTCGTGGATGCGGGCGAAGCTCTTGGTCAGCACGACTTTCACATTGAGGAAGCGCGGCGACATGGCGGCATGTTCGCGGCTGCTGCCCTCTCCGTAATTCTCGTCCCCGACAACGATGGAGCCGATCCCCTTGGCCTTGTAGGCCCGGGCGATCTGCGCGATGGTCAGATTCGACTCGCCAGTGAGGACATTGGTCCCCTTGCCTGGCTCGGGCGAAAACGCATTGTTGGCGCCCAGGAACATGTTGTCGCTGATCTTGTCGAGATGACCGCGGAACTTCAGCCAGGGTCCGGCTGGAGAAATATGGTCCGTCGTGGTTTTGCCCTTGGTCTTGATCAAGAGCGGCAACTTCTCGAAGTCCTTGCCGTCCCACCGGGGAAAGGGCTGCAAAAGCTGCAGCCGCTCGCTGGTCGGAGGAATATCGACCGTGAGTCCATCGCCGTTTTCTGCCGGAGCCACAAACCCTTCATCGCCTTTGGCAAATCCCTTCGCCGGCAGCTCTTCACCCTGCGGGGGCTGCAATTTGAATTCTTTTCCGTCGGCACCCTTGAGGGTGCCGTTAACCGGATCGAATCCCAAATCGCCGGACAGCGCATAGGCCGTCACCACTTCCGGACTGGCGAGGAACGACAGGGTTTCGTTGATGCCGTCGTTGCGGCCTGGGAAATTCCGATTGAAGGAACTGACGATCGAATCCGCCTTGCCCTTCACTCCGTCAGCGCGCTTCCACTGACCGATGCAGGGGCCGCAAGAATTCGAAAGGACCGTGCCGCCCAACTGCTCGAAAGTCTCCAGAAATCCGTCGCGCTTCATCGTGTGATAGATGCGCTCGGAACCTGGCGAGACGAGAAACGAGGCCTTGGCCTTGAGGCCCGCCTTCAACCCCTGCTGGGCAATGTGCGCCGACCGGCTGATGTCTTCGTACGAGGAATTCGTGCAGCTGCCGATGAGGGCCGCCTTCACCTCGAGCGGATAACCCTTTTCCTTCGCTTCGGCTGCCATCTTGGAGATGGGTCGCGCGAGATCCGGCGTATGAGGGCCGACCACATGGGGCTCCAGCTTCGAGAGGTCCACTTCGACAATCTGATCGTAGTACTTCTCCGGCGATTGATAGACTTCTGGATCCGCCACGAGCGACTCTTTGTGAGAGATGGCCAGGTTGGCCAGATCCGCACGGTCCATGATGTTCAAATAGGCGACCATCTTCTGGTCAAAGGGGAACACCGACGTCGTGGCGCCCAACTCAGCACCCATATTACAAATGGTGCCTTTGCCGGTTGCGCTGATGGTTTCGGCGCCGGGGCCGAAGTACTCGACGATCTTGTTCGTTCCGCCTTTGACCGTGAGTAAACCGCAGAGATAGAGAATCACGTCTTTCGGCGAGGCCCAGCCGCTCAACTTGCCGGTCAATCGGATGCCGATCAGCTTCGGATGGAGCACTTCCCAGGGCAAGCCGGCCATGACTTCGCCGGCATCCGCGCCACCGACGCCAATGGCCAAGCCACCCAACCCGCCGCCGTTCGGCGTGTGCGAATCCGTGCCGATGATCAAGCTGCCGGGAAAAGCATAATTCTCCAACACGACTTGATGGATGATGCCAGCGCCAGGCTTCCAAAAACCGATCCCGTATTTCTTCGCAGCCGAAGCGAGAAAATTATAGACTTCCTTGTTCTCGTCCATGGCGCGGAGCAGGTCCTTCTCGGAGCCCATTTCGGCGCGAATCAAGTGGTCGCAATGGATGGTGCTCGGCACGGCCGCCTGCTTCTTGTTGGCCTGCATGAACTGCAAAATGGCCATCTGGGCCGTCGCATCCTGCATCGCCACGCGATCCGGACGCAGAGACAGCATCGCCTTGCCGCGCTCCCAGGTCTGCGTATCGAAATTATCAGCGTGCGAAACCAGCACTTTCTCCGCCAACGTCAACCCGCGGCCGAACTGCTTTCTGGCCTTGGCAAACACGGCAGGCATCTTCGCATACAAATTTTTGGCTAGATCCATCGACATAGTGACCTCAATTTAAAATTGACAATTTAAAATTAGAAATTGTCATTACTTGAGCGGCGGCACTTCGCGCCGTTTGGGCGCCGCATAGTTGACGAGGTAATCGAACAGCCGGATCAGGCGGCTGTCCTGACGCTTCTGATCCACCCAATGGCCGATCAATCCGATCGTGCGCGAGAGGATGAAGAAGCCGTTCAAGCTGTCGACCGGGAATCCGATATCGACGAGCACCGCCGCCATCGTGCCGTCCACGTTGAGAATCAAATTGTCCTTCTTCACCGAGGTAACCTTTTCCACTTCGAGCGCGAAATCCAGGCAGGGGGTCTTCGTATTCAAGCTCTTGACGTACCCGACCAGCTCCTTCACCCGCTTGTCCGGATTACGCAAGCTCTTGACGCGATGGCCGATCCCAGGGACCGGGCCATGGTTCTTCTTCATATAGACGAGGAATTCATCCACCGTCATCTTGTTGTCGACGGCATACTTAAAGAACCGGCCTGCATCGGTCACAGCGCCGCCAAAGCGGGGGCCGATCATGATCAAGCCTGCTGCCACCGACTGGGACATCCCGATCCCGGCGCAGGCCGCGATGATCGTCCCCAAGGCGCCGCTGACGCAGGGCCCATGGTCGGCCGAGAGCATCATGATGCGCTTGATGATTTCGGCTTCCTGTTTGGAAATGAGCCGCTTGTCCCACAAGAGTCCCACGACATGGGGGATCTCGTAGCCCTTGTTGATGAGCTCGGAAGCCGGATAGCCGTCGTAGCAGGGTTCATCGCCCCGGTCGTCGCTGATGGTCGTGCGGATCAGCGGGGCCACCATCACTTCATCAGCCTTCATGGCCTCTTCAACCGTCTTCGGCAACTTCGGCAAGGAGGCCGGCTCAACCGGCGCCTTGACCAGACCGGACTTCAACATCTCTTGATAGGCTTCTTTGATCGCAGGCCCCAAGGCGCCGAACGTCGCAGGCACAATCGCGCCGGCATTCTTCAACGCATCGGACTTGGCACGGGCCGATCCTTCGCCCTTCAACCCTTCCTTCGCGCCGGCGTGACCGAACTTCATGCCCTTCGGCAAACTTTCCTGGCAGAAACCGGAGACGACGGCCATCAACTTCACCCGCCGCTTCTTGGCCCCGTACCATTCGGCTGCCCGCTCTTCGAGATCGCCGCCCATTTCGCCGACGATGACGACCGCCTTCGTCTGCGGATCGTTTTCGAACATTTCCAAGTAGCTGACATAGTCGGTGCCCGGATAGGCATCGCCGCCGATCCCGATGGCCGTCGTGATGCCGTCGGCAAACTGCGAACAGATCCAGATGATTTCATTGGAGAGGCCGCCAGACTTGGTGATAACGCCGAACGAACCTTCGCGGTAGAGCTTCGAGAGCACCAGATTGTCGAATGCGCCGCCAATGACACCGAGCCGACAGGAGCCGGCTGAGACGATCCCGATCGACGAAGGACCGTTGAAGACCTTCCCGAGCTTGGTCGCATGGCGCCCCAGGATCTTGGCGTCTTTTTCCGGCACACCCTCGGTGATCATGGAGACTACTTTGATGTGGGAATCGTCCAAGGCTTCCATCCCGCCCTTCATGGCCCGATCCGCGCCGATGTAGACGAGGCTGGTATTGATCTGGGGATGGTTCTTGGTGGCTTCCCCGACGGTCTTATAGATGGGAACGGCCACTAAGCCGCTGCCATAGGGGATCTCATGGCTCTTGCCTGCGTCAGGCGGATAGACGAAGGCCAGAACGTTCAGCGAGCGTTTGATCAGGTAGCAGAACTCGGCCATCCGGCGCGCGGCGTTGACGCCGGCGACGCCGCCCTGAATGACCACATAGGTATCTTTATTCGCCAGGATACTCATCGGGATCTCCCTCTTCTTTCAGTGCTGAGTGCTAAGTGCTGCGTGCTGAGTTGAAGAGCAGTTCTTACTACTCAGCACTCAGGCCTCAGCACTCGTTACTGTTTTTGTAGCGCTTTGTCGACGATATCGGTCAACGGCGTGTTGCGGTCGAAGACGTTGATGTCAAATCCTTCGTCTTTGAGCGCGCGCATCGCATCGAGCCCTTCCTTCTCACGCGGGCCACCGCGACGCACCCAGATCTTGACGCCCTTGAGCTTCCCCTCGGACTTCGCCTTGCGGAATCCATTGATGATGCCGCCAAACGTCTTCTTCACGTCGGTAAAGTTGGCAATCGCCCCGCCGACGATGATGTTCTTAATCCCGGGCAACGAGCAGACCTTGTCGGTCAAGACTTCGACTGCCCAGTCCGGCGGATCACCGGAGTACTCGGCATAGTTCGCAAGCTTGCCGCCACGGGCAACGACTGCATCGGAATAATAGACACTGGCGCCACCGCCGGCCGGAAGCATGGCCGTATCGCCGCCAGGGATCTCGATAAACTTGACCGAGCCCTTGATCTTGGAATCGACCGCCATGACTTCCATCTCATGCTTGGAATAGGCGCGGCCGAATTCTGCGGCAAAGGCAAAGTTCCAATCGGGATGCCGGAACTTGGCGTCGCCATCGAGCAGCGTGACCGCATCCAAGGCAATCAACTCGCCATCCTGCTCGCGCAGGACGACGGGGTTCACTTCCAGATACTGCGCATCTTCGCTGTCGAAGCAGGTAAACATCTTGCCGGCAAAATCGGCCATCTTCTTGACCAATGGGCCGGTAAAGCCCGCCTCCTTGGCCACCTTCTCAAGCGCCTCCGCCGAGGGCTGCTGCCCGACTTCCAGGGCCAGACGTTTCACACGCTCCCAATTCGATTCGACTTCGATGCCGCCGCAATTGGCGACCAGAATGTCCGTCCCTTCGCGGGTGGACTTCACCGCACAATAATATTCTTCCTTGTGCGGAATCATTTCAGACACAATCACTTGCGTGACGGTGATGCTGCCCACCTGGCGGCCGAGCATCTCCTTCGCCGCCGCTTCCGCCCCCTTAAAATCCAGATCGACCTTCACCAGGCCGAGCTTGAACCGGGAGCCGAGCGCTTCATGCGCCTTCACGACCAGCTTGGATTTCTTCAGCCATTCATTGGCTTGGCCGAGTTTCGTCAGTTCGTCAACCGAGGTGACGACGACATAGTTGGGGACCGTGATACCCCACTTTTTCATCAGCCCCATCCCGGGACCTTCGAGCACCTTCGCCATGACGTCACTCCTTCAGACAGAATGGTGAGGAACAAATTGTAAAGGAGGAGGATTCTAACGAAATCAGCTGGATGACTCAATACGCCAGAGGAACTAAGCCCATTGGTTCAAAAGGCCTATCGGCGAGGACAACGAACGACACATATGCCTAAATGGTTGAAACCATAGAGCAATATACAACGTGCTGCCTGGCGCACCTCGCAGGGCCAAAATACGAATTATCATGAAAGACGATTAGCCTGGCAAACCGGACAAAAAAATGAGCTGCGTTCGCTTTGGAGACGGCGAATTACCCTCCCGCAACGGTTCGGACAGGGCTGCCCTTCCTTGCCATAGACGAGATGACAGCTCTTGTATTGGCCTTCTGTGCCATCCGGCGCGAAGAAGTCCTTGACGCTTGAGCCACCACAGGCAATCGCCTCGCGCAGCACTGCCTGCATCGTGTCGTAAAGCCGGATCATCGCCGTCTCACGCAGCCTCGCCACCTCGCGGTTCGGATGGAGTCTGGCGCGGAAGAGAATTTCGTTCGCGTAGATATTCCCGATCCCCGCGATGACTTGCTGATGCATCAAGAGTGGCTTCAGCCGTCCCCGCCTGGCTTGCAGGAGACGAACGAACTCTTCGCGCGACACGGTAAGGGGATCGACTCCGAAACGGCGCGCGCGATAGGCCTCGAGCCCCGTCTGATCGAGCAAGGACATCCGTCCGAACCGCCGGGGATTCCAATAGCGCAGTTCCGATTCCCGTCCCCCTGTAAACGACAAGCGGACATGCACATGCTGCGGATGTCTCGTCTGCGTGGCATGAAAGAGCAGAAGCCCCGTCATGCCAAGCTCCGCGACGATATACCTGAGCTCGCCCTCTTTTCTGAACCCCAGCGCCACGCTCTTGCCGTATCGCTCCACATCTTCCAGCCTTGCGCCCCGATACCAGGAAAGCGTGGACAGCCCTTCCCGGACAATATCCGCCCGCCCCACCACACAGTCATTCAACTGCGCGCCGAGAAGACGGGCTCGTATCTGCCTGGCAACGGCTTCTGCTTCTGGCAATTCCGGCATTGAAAGAGATCCTTGTACGGGATTACGAGCTAGAGGCTGGATGTGACACGGAGCCCTGCTTGTCCTTCGCGCGAGCCTCGCGAAGGAGGCGCACCTGCTTGATCGCATCTTCAAGCTTGGGAAGGGGCGTGGCACCGGGGCGTCGCGCCATCACTAACTTCAAGACCTCAGCATAGGTCATGCCCTGCACACAGCAGAGATAGGCCATCACGACCGATACAGACCGGCCCATCCCGGCACGGCAGCAGACGATCACCCGATTGCCTGGATGATGTTGCTCAACCCAGCTCACCGCCTGATCCAATAACAGCGGCTCAGCTTCGGCATACTCAGAAAAGGGAACCCTGCCAGATAACAACCGTCTGGGCGGCTGTGCCGTAAACTCAGCCGCAACCTGCAGCACCACATTGATCTGTGGTGGCGGCTGGCTTATGTCGTTGATATTTCCAACCAGGAGGGTCTCGGTAATAAAATGCATCGTAGCCTCAGTATCGGCAGCACCTCTGCCAGTTCAAGAAGGAGTCCGAATCTTATCCCGTTGCGATCACTTCCGCATGAACGCTATACTGAACACATACCGTTGCAGAACCTTGCACAAGGAGCCGACTCAATGCCCAGCCTGACCGTTGAAGAAGTCGAAACCAGACTGAAAACCGTCCCCTGCGCCATTTGCAAGGAGTCGAACTTTGGAGTCGACCGGCGGTTCATGCAATCGGACGGTGAATGGCGCGGCGTCTGCAGGAAGTGCCATTACAGCTTCCCCATCTATACGGACATGGAGTTCTACCAGCGCACCCAGCCGGATATTCCCTACCGGCTCAAAGAAATGTCCTGCCCGACCTGCAACCAACGGGGCGTGAGCCTCAATTTCCGCATCACCATGTCCGTCCGGGAATCCATCTACTTCCTGACCTGTACGACTTGCCAGCAAACATTCCCGGAGCGCTCATCCCTGGAAGCTTTTGAGTAACTCCCCTTTTTACCCTCATCCTCGTGTATACTTTACTTATGACTGACACACCAAAAACTCCAGCCAAGACCCCAGAATCTCCCGCAGCCGAGAGCGCGCCGAAAACGAGAAAAGAAATCCCGCTCGTGTCGGTGCCCAACGACCGCGACATGATCGCCGCGGAGATGGCCGAGATGTTCGACGAAGACCGGGTCTCGCATCGGCACGGGAACTCAGAACCAGAAGCGGATTAGCCCCATTCAGGCTGGCCTGATCAGCTCCACTGTTCCCTCTGCCGGTATCCGTCCCAGCGTCGATCCTTCTTTCCGCGTTACCCCGTCGAGCCGAATAATCGCTCCGCGATGACAGACTTTCAATGCCGCATTGGTCGCGGAGGCTGCCCGATCAAGTCGCCCGATCTCCGATCGGCCCAGCTCGTTGCAGAGCCAGGCTCTGGTATCGCCCTTCAATTCCCGTAGTTCGCTCACAACCCGAAAAGTCTGAGGACTCCGCGGCACAATAGTACGGCCGTCTGTGCGTAACAACAGATAGGAAAACTTCAGCGCATCTTTAATAAACCCCACCTTCTGATCGATGGCGGCAATCGCAGGAGGCGGCTGCCAGGGTCGCTCCTCATGACACCAATCATCAGGATGGTCTAACGCAGGACAGGCCCCCTCATGCAGGCACGGACTGTAGACCGTGCAGAGGCCCTGTTTGAGCAGGTGATTGCGTACTTGGTGCAAGGCTCTGGCCGTCTGCCGCAACGCCGGTTCGATGATCATGATCGTGCCCTGTGGTGCGAGAAACGGCAGAAGCTGCCCAACAACCGCAGCCCGTTCTGCCGGGGGATCGGACGCGGCCGCAAACAATTCATTGAGGCAGTTTGCCATGATAATGAGGTCGTAGGGGCCCCCCTTCGCAATCTGCTTACCGAGATCGCCCTTGAGCGGATGTTCCAGATTGCCCCCGAGACACCGAAGACCTGCGCTGGCGATCCCAACCTCCTGGCAATAGGCCTCCCATAATTTCTTCGTCTCCTGCAATGGAGCCGGGGAGGAGTCGGACGCCAACACAGACAGAGACTTCGCCCGCTCCGGATTGCGATGCCACAACCAATCCAGCAGGGCCAAGCTTCCAGTCCCTGGGCCACAACCGAGGTCCAGCACCGCCATGGGGCGGTCCGACGCTCCCGCGGCATTGTCGCTCGGCAATTCATCCAATAGAACCTGGACCTTAGAGAGGTTTACGGGAAGAAAGTAAGCCCGATAGGCGGCGGCGTGAGCCGGATCATCCAGATAGCCTGGCGCCAAGGTGGCTCGCGCGGTCGTAAACAAACGTGACAGGTTCAGGACCGCCTGGGCCAAAGCCTCACCCTGAAGGTCCCGCTCAAGTGGTACCTTCGATAAGATCTTCACCACTAGCGGTGACAAACTCGAGGGCTTCTGCTCATTGAAGGGTTGCATGGGCATAGTGTAAGCTGATGATGATTAGGAGGACAACCATGACAGACGCAATTTTATTGGCCTACAAAGAAGTCGAGAACTCCATGGAGCGGTTTACCCTACTCCTCCAGAGCCACGTAGAGACGATGGGTACGGCTACAGCCCACAGTCCGGAGCAAGTCTTCCGTTTGTCGCAAGGCTCCAAGGCCATGAGAGACAGCGCGATGATCTATCTCTCCTACGCCAAATACGTGGCCTACGGGATGCCGGAAACCGAAGACCTGGTGCAGGACGAGCTGCAAGGCTAACCCGTCGTTCGCCGCTCGTGAAGCATATCTCGTTTTCGGAAACAAAAGAGCCCGTCAGGTTTTCAGGCCTGACGGGCTCTTTATTTCTTTCGCGACCGACTAGATGCTGCGCATAAAGTGCGCGACGTCATCCTGATTGACGGCTCCGCCCATGACCGAAGACTGGGCGACGTTGGTCGACTTCTTCCCGGTCAACCCGGACTCGACTTCGTCCACGATCAACTCCACAGGCATCGACTGACCGCCGTACACTCGCGGTCCACCGATGATCTTCGCCTTGGAGAATCCGTAAATCGCGGTGGCCACTTCCTTCGCCAACCAGCCGACATAGTTGAACTCAGGCACCACGATGAGCTTGGCATTTCCGCAGAGCGCCCGCAATTCCTGCGTCGGAAACGGGCGGAGCGACCGGATCTTGATCAAACCGATCTTGATGCCCTTTTCCGCGCAAATACGAACCGCTTCCCTCGACTGAGCCGCGGCGCTGCCTGAAGCGATGATCACCGCCTCGGCACCTTCCACATTCTCGGCCGTGAGCAATCCGCCCATATACTGATTGATATATTTGCGGGACCGTTCGACCGCCGCCCAGACTTCCTGCTGCCACACCGCATGGATGTTGTACGCCATGAAGTTCGACTTCTGCACCGGGGCGTCGCGGGACAAACGGGCGGGAGGATTCTCCGCATCGAGCACCGGGACCGCGCCGCGCCAGGCTTCGCGAGGAGGCAGCTTCATGCTGCGGTCCTGCATGCGGACATAGCCACGGGCGTGGGTCACGAAGAACCCGTCGCAGCAGACACCGACGGGCAGCGTCACATCGTTCTTTTCGCTGATCGTGAAGCCCGCCAAGGTGAAATCGTACATATCTTGTTGGTTCTCGGCATGGAACACGATCATGCCGCAGTTCAACAGGTAGGCCACTTCGATATTGTCCGGCTGAATGGCCAACGGGGCGTTGACGACGCGGCAGGTGAACATCGCGACCACCGGCAACCGGTGACCAGGCCAGGAGGCGATGCCTTCCAAGCCGCGCAACGTGCCGGGACCGGCCGTCGCCGTGTAGCAACGGACGCCGGCTCGTGATCCGCCGGCAATCGCCGCCATCACGCCGACCTCTTCTTCACCGCGGTAATATTCTTTCACATAGCCTTCGCCATAGAGCACGCCCACGAGCTGCATCGTTTCACTCTGCGGCGTGATCGGATAAGCGATGGCCAAATCGACGTTGGATCGCCGAATGGCTTCCTTCGCCGCTTCGCTGCCCGTAATGAACTCTTTCGTACGCGGGGCCTCGAGGAACAGATATTCCGGCGTCACCACCCGCTGCCGCTTGGCTTCGGCATGGGGATCTTTCCGGGCGGCCGGCTTGGCGGCGGCCACGGCTGAATCGGCCGGTTGGCTTGTCGTTTCTGGGGCTTTAACTGTTTCGCTCATTGTGACACCTCTCGGCTATATCGCCTGTGCTGTTCGACTGTCCTTAGCCTTCACGCTTCATCTGCTCGGCGGAATGGCCGAAGGCAGCCGCGCCGGCAACGCCCACCGTCACGGGCGCAAAAGTGAGGGGATTCGTGTGAGTTTTTCCGCCATGCACCCTCGATTGCGTACCGGTAAAGCGCACGTTCTCGCCGTTTTCCGGCAGCTTGATGCCCATTTCTTCGCGCACCCGCTTAAAGACCTGCGCGGTCTTTCTCAGCTTGATGATGTCCGAATCCCGGATCGTCAGCATCGCATCTTCATGGCCCTGCTCCGCGCAGATCGCCATCGTCAGGCAGTTCGTGCCCGCGCGAATCATTTTCAAGGTCAAGTTGGCGTAATGACAATGCACGCCGATGAAAATGCAGGCCTCAATCTTATTGCCCCAAATCGTGAGATTCGGGTGGTTCGGATTGATGACCTCTTCCGGATCGATCTTCGGATACTTCGGACGATAGTCCGGCATGGGGATGATCATGACGTTCGGAATCTGAGCGGCGATCTCCAGCACGGCTTTGGCTTTTTCGACGGCATGCTCGTTCCACGCCCAGAGGACCAAGGGGCCCGGGAAAATCGTGGCGTTGGGGCTGGTCAGCATTTTACGGGCCATCTCTTCGATGACCTTATCTTCGTTGGGCTCCAGCAATCCGTAGAAAAGCCCTTCGCCCGGGTCAGGCAGCGCGACTCCTAACTGAGCCGCCGACGGCGGATGGAATCCGGCTGGACCAGGAACAATGATGCGTTCTCGTGTATCAGGCGTCGTTGCCACTCCCGTACCTCCCTAATTACCTATAACAACCATCGGATTGGACAGGGTCACAATAGTCGACTTTTCTTCATACCGAATGTTGTCGGTGACGGCGGCCAGCGGCAATTGATCGATCATGATCATCTTGATGGCATTGTTTTTCGCCATATTGTCGCAAACCCACACGCACTGCGCGCAGCCCTTGCAGCGATCCACCGCCACATAGGCCGAGCCGTACTTAAAGCCCTTGGACTTGCCCAATTCTTCGCTGTACTGAATGGTGTTCGCTTCAGGACAATATTGCGTGCAGAGCTTGCAGCTCTTCTCGGCGCATATTGAAACATCGATATCGGCTACCAGATACATGGTGACTCCTTCGTGCTAAATCCTGGTTAGGCCCCTACGGTCGCACTGGCTTCCGACCGTTTCACTGTCGGCGCAGCCCAACCGTGATCGACCGCATAGTTCCAGCCGGCCTGAATCACCGCCACATTTTTATCGATCAATTCCTGCTTCTTTTTGAACTTCCGCTCGACGACGCTGTCCAAGGCCGCGGTTCCTCCGGAGACGACAAATCCCTTGCCCAGGAACCGGTCCTTCACCGACTGCTCCAGCGCTTCAACCGTGGTCAGCCCCGTGATGGCGCCAATGCAGCCCATCAGGGCCATATTCGTGCAGAGATCCATGCCCGAGACTTCGAGGGACAACTTGGTGGCAGGGAAGTAATAGAGCTTCGCGCGGCGTTCTTCCAATTCACGGGCCTGATCCTTATGCAGCGACATCGGGCCGTCGTTGTTGATCAGCGCAATCCCGTCTTCCTTCAATCCGAAGTAGAAGGGCATCGTATAGGACTTGCCGTGGGTAATGACCTGCGGATGGAAGATGATGATGATGTGCGGGAAGGTGATCTCCCCGATCTCATAGATCGGCTCATCCGACACGCGGACATAGCTCTCAACCGGGGCCATCCGCTTTTCCGACCCATAAAATGGGACGATCGTGCTTTCGCCGCCGGCCTGGATCACCGCGGTGCTCAGAATGTGTGACCCCGTCACGACACCTTGACCACCGACCCCCGCCATCCGAATGTTGAAGCGCTTTGCCATATCCGAGTCTCC
Proteins encoded:
- a CDS encoding ATP citrate lyase, encoding MSILANKDTYVVIQGGVAGVNAARRMAEFCYLIKRSLNVLAFVYPPDAGKSHEIPYGSGLVAVPIYKTVGEATKNHPQINTSLVYIGADRAMKGGMEALDDSHIKVVSMITEGVPEKDAKILGRHATKLGKVFNGPSSIGIVSAGSCRLGVIGGAFDNLVLSKLYREGSFGVITKSGGLSNEIIWICSQFADGITTAIGIGGDAYPGTDYVSYLEMFENDPQTKAVVIVGEMGGDLEERAAEWYGAKKRRVKLMAVVSGFCQESLPKGMKFGHAGAKEGLKGEGSARAKSDALKNAGAIVPATFGALGPAIKEAYQEMLKSGLVKAPVEPASLPKLPKTVEEAMKADEVMVAPLIRTTISDDRGDEPCYDGYPASELINKGYEIPHVVGLLWDKRLISKQEAEIIKRIMMLSADHGPCVSGALGTIIAACAGIGMSQSVAAGLIMIGPRFGGAVTDAGRFFKYAVDNKMTVDEFLVYMKKNHGPVPGIGHRVKSLRNPDKRVKELVGYVKSLNTKTPCLDFALEVEKVTSVKKDNLILNVDGTMAAVLVDIGFPVDSLNGFFILSRTIGLIGHWVDQKRQDSRLIRLFDYLVNYAAPKRREVPPLK
- the mutM gene encoding bifunctional DNA-formamidopyrimidine glycosylase/DNA-(apurinic or apyrimidinic site) lyase; the protein is MPELPEAEAVARQIRARLLGAQLNDCVVGRADIVREGLSTLSWYRGARLEDVERYGKSVALGFRKEGELRYIVAELGMTGLLLFHATQTRHPQHVHVRLSFTGGRESELRYWNPRRFGRMSLLDQTGLEAYRARRFGVDPLTVSREEFVRLLQARRGRLKPLLMHQQVIAGIGNIYANEILFRARLHPNREVARLRETAMIRLYDTMQAVLREAIACGGSSVKDFFAPDGTEGQYKSCHLVYGKEGQPCPNRCGRVIRRLQSERSSFFCPVCQANRLS
- a CDS encoding ATP citrate lyase is translated as MAKVLEGPGMGLMKKWGITVPNYVVVTSVDELTKLGQANEWLKKSKLVVKAHEALGSRFKLGLVKVDLDFKGAEAAAKEMLGRQVGSITVTQVIVSEMIPHKEEYYCAVKSTREGTDILVANCGGIEVESNWERVKRLALEVGQQPSAEALEKVAKEAGFTGPLVKKMADFAGKMFTCFDSEDAQYLEVNPVVLREQDGELIALDAVTLLDGDAKFRHPDWNFAFAAEFGRAYSKHEMEVMAVDSKIKGSVKFIEIPGGDTAMLPAGGGASVYYSDAVVARGGKLANYAEYSGDPPDWAVEVLTDKVCSLPGIKNIIVGGAIANFTDVKKTFGGIINGFRKAKSEGKLKGVKIWVRRGGPREKEGLDAMRALKDEGFDINVFDRNTPLTDIVDKALQKQ
- a CDS encoding dual specificity protein phosphatase, with amino-acid sequence MHFITETLLVGNINDISQPPPQINVVLQVAAEFTAQPPRRLLSGRVPFSEYAEAEPLLLDQAVSWVEQHHPGNRVIVCCRAGMGRSVSVVMAYLCCVQGMTYAEVLKLVMARRPGATPLPKLEDAIKQVRLLREARAKDKQGSVSHPASSS
- a CDS encoding aconitate hydratase, with amino-acid sequence MSMDLAKNLYAKMPAVFAKARKQFGRGLTLAEKVLVSHADNFDTQTWERGKAMLSLRPDRVAMQDATAQMAILQFMQANKKQAAVPSTIHCDHLIRAEMGSEKDLLRAMDENKEVYNFLASAAKKYGIGFWKPGAGIIHQVVLENYAFPGSLIIGTDSHTPNGGGLGGLAIGVGGADAGEVMAGLPWEVLHPKLIGIRLTGKLSGWASPKDVILYLCGLLTVKGGTNKIVEYFGPGAETISATGKGTICNMGAELGATTSVFPFDQKMVAYLNIMDRADLANLAISHKESLVADPEVYQSPEKYYDQIVEVDLSKLEPHVVGPHTPDLARPISKMAAEAKEKGYPLEVKAALIGSCTNSSYEDISRSAHIAQQGLKAGLKAKASFLVSPGSERIYHTMKRDGFLETFEQLGGTVLSNSCGPCIGQWKRADGVKGKADSIVSSFNRNFPGRNDGINETLSFLASPEVVTAYALSGDLGFDPVNGTLKGADGKEFKLQPPQGEELPAKGFAKGDEGFVAPAENGDGLTVDIPPTSERLQLLQPFPRWDGKDFEKLPLLIKTKGKTTTDHISPAGPWLKFRGHLDKISDNMFLGANNAFSPEPGKGTNVLTGESNLTIAQIARAYKAKGIGSIVVGDENYGEGSSREHAAMSPRFLNVKVVLTKSFARIHETNLKKQGILALTFADPKDYEKIEQQDRISVTGLNNLTPGKPVQVTIHKTDGTSLTIQANHSITEQQIAWFKAGSALNALN